The sequence GTACTGAGATCACCGCGCATGATTTTGAATACTCCTGGAAAAGTGCACTTAATCCGAACTCTAGGTTTGTCACGCAGGTTCCTTATTTTTTTTATTGCATAAAAAATGCAAAAGCTTGCCTTTCTCAGGAAAAACCTATTGATGCTTTAGGTGTTAAAGCGATTGATGATAAAACTCTTTCTGTAGAGCTCGAATATCCCTCTCCTTACTTTCTAGAAATTACAACAATCACTTTTTTACTCCCTATCCCAAAACATATTGCAGAAAAAGACCCCGAGTGGCTCAGCAAGCCAAACCTAGTTTGCAATGGTCCCTTTAAGTTAGATAGTCGACGCCATAACTCAAAAATTTCTCTCTTAAAAAACCCTCTTTATTGGGATCAGGAGCACGTCTATTTAAATGGGATCAATATATTTATTATCCCAGATACACTCATTACCCTGAATATGTTTGAAAAAGAGCAACTGGATTGGGTGGGCTCCCCTTTTTTCAGAATATCTTATGATCTTTCTTTTGATATTCTTAGCGAAAAGCTTGACGACGCTCTGATTTACTGGTTTTTCATCAACACCGAAAAATATCCTCTCAATAACAAAAAGCTTAGAAAAGCCCTTTCCTATGCAGTGAATCGTCAAAGTATTGTGAAAAGTGTTTTTAACGACTTAGGCAACCCAGAAATGTCGGCACTCTCCCCCCCATTAAAATTAACCGACCGCCCCTATTTCAAAGATAATGATACACAGTTAGCGCAACAGTTTTTTCAAGAAGCTCTTGATGAGCTTGGAATCACAAGAGAAGAGCTTCCTGAGATTGAGTTGAGCTATGCTGTAGGCTTTGAAATTCACCATCGGATCGCACAAGCGATTCAAGATCAATGGAGAAAGGTCTTAAATATTAAAAATGTCTCTTTAAGAAGAGAGGAATGGGGCGTCTATTACAACCGAGTCTCCGAAGGAGACTATGACTTAGGGTTTATGGGATGGAATCCCTACTGTCTAGATCCCTACTTTTTCATCGAAGTTTTTAGAAAAAAAGACGATATGATGAATAAGTCCAACTGGGAAAATGAAGCATTCAAGCGTTTGCTTGATGAAGCAAACCACGTTTTAGATGAGACCGAAAGAGCAACGATATTGATGGAAGCAGAAAAAATTCTAATGGATGAAATGCCCATCATTCCCATCTGCTCGTTAAATAAGCGGTTTGCCAAAAATCCCAAATTAGCGGGTGAGGCTTTATCTCGACTACAGTCTGTCGATTTTAAATCAGCCTATTTCACATCTTCTAATTAAGTTCCCACTTGGCAAGGAGCTTGTCTAACGTGCCATCATCCTTAAGCTTATCAAGCCCCCGGTTGAAGATCTCGACGAGCTCAGTATTGCCCCCATCGAGAGTGATAAGGCGCAGACCCGCATCATCAAGGGGGGGCATCGCGATTTTCACCTGTCCATGATAGAGATCGCGGATGTAGCTGGTCGCCTGCAGATAGTTAATAAGGACACCGTCGAGCTGCCCAGAGAGAACTTCATCAAGTCCCTCGGGAATCACTGTGTAATATTGGATAATCACGCCAGGAAATTTTTCGATAAGAATCGCTTCGTTAGCAAAAGAGTCGACAGCAATTTCTTTCCCATCGAGCGAGCGAATCTTCTCCTCTTCTCGAATAACGAGAACGGGGCCGGTATGGAGAAAGGGATCAGAAAAGGTATAGGTCTTACCCCAAAAAACCCGAGGGGTAAGCGAAGAGAGCATCCCATCATAGTCTCCCTTTTCAAGCCCTAAAGCCAAGTTATCCCAGTCCATCCGTATCTTTTCAAAGAAGACGCCCTCTTTATGAGAGATGGCCCGAAGAAGCTCACTTGAAAAGGCATAGATATTGGGCTCTTTTCCCTGTAGATCAAGGGGAAACCAGCTCGGATCAATCGCAATGGTATAGCTCTTGCCTCTGCTAGTCGTTCCACACGAAACAGCAACCATCAAAATAAAAAAGAGGAGGAAGTAACGCTTTATCATATGGTTTGATTATATGTTAAAACAACCCAATTAATCAACAAAACCTAAGCCTTTACTTTTT comes from Candidatus Neptunochlamydia vexilliferae and encodes:
- a CDS encoding peptide ABC transporter substrate-binding protein, which codes for MKRTILLISIPILVILIGFFALDKKQTEKKNILKIALPSDIQSFHPARGHDNNSTHVTKMLFEGLMRKDENDIPQPAVARKVDISKDKKTYTFHLRDCKWSDGTEITAHDFEYSWKSALNPNSRFVTQVPYFFYCIKNAKACLSQEKPIDALGVKAIDDKTLSVELEYPSPYFLEITTITFLLPIPKHIAEKDPEWLSKPNLVCNGPFKLDSRRHNSKISLLKNPLYWDQEHVYLNGINIFIIPDTLITLNMFEKEQLDWVGSPFFRISYDLSFDILSEKLDDALIYWFFINTEKYPLNNKKLRKALSYAVNRQSIVKSVFNDLGNPEMSALSPPLKLTDRPYFKDNDTQLAQQFFQEALDELGITREELPEIELSYAVGFEIHHRIAQAIQDQWRKVLNIKNVSLRREEWGVYYNRVSEGDYDLGFMGWNPYCLDPYFFIEVFRKKDDMMNKSNWENEAFKRLLDEANHVLDETERATILMEAEKILMDEMPIIPICSLNKRFAKNPKLAGEALSRLQSVDFKSAYFTSSN
- a CDS encoding substrate-binding periplasmic protein, which codes for MIKRYFLLFFILMVAVSCGTTSRGKSYTIAIDPSWFPLDLQGKEPNIYAFSSELLRAISHKEGVFFEKIRMDWDNLALGLEKGDYDGMLSSLTPRVFWGKTYTFSDPFLHTGPVLVIREEEKIRSLDGKEIAVDSFANEAILIEKFPGVIIQYYTVIPEGLDEVLSGQLDGVLINYLQATSYIRDLYHGQVKIAMPPLDDAGLRLITLDGGNTELVEIFNRGLDKLKDDGTLDKLLAKWELN